A single window of Methylomarinum sp. Ch1-1 DNA harbors:
- the speA gene encoding biosynthetic arginine decarboxylase, whose product MRQKWSIEQSAQLYALPHWGKDYFSINGEGHVCVKPRADLDTEVDLFEVARALQGKKLSFPVLLRFPDILRDRINRLQTAFDDSCAGHGYRGRYTPVYPIKVNQQGTVVENIVAAEHIGLEAGSKPELLAILGMAPRAGVIVCNGYKDRAYIRMALIGRQMGQQVYIVVEKPSELDMVFAEAEKLQVRPQLGIRVRLSTISAGKWQNSGGEKSKFGLHASEVLQLIDRLRQREMLDCLQLMHFHMGSQIANIHDIKLALKEAGQFYLQLQKLGANITTVDAGGGLGVDYDGSASRRECSINYSLNEYAENIVRSFTEVCDAHNLQHPDIITESGRAITAHHALMITNVTEVEALPVDAAAVERVSQQRNIVEVYHNIQFDIAEARTLFVQGDLSLQELAVAERRYINACHGVRAQLNPENHNQREILRELDEKLADKVFCNFSLFQSMPDIWGIEQIFPIMPIHRLQERPQRRGVIQDLTCDSDGRIDQYVDHQNIENTLPIHQIESDQAYLIGFFMLGAYQEILGDMHNLFGDTHSFNIELDQNGYHIGDFLEGEHVSDLLDYVHINVESLKSTYYEKLQQSHLSDEQRECYLQELNAGLKAYTYLEK is encoded by the coding sequence GTGAGACAAAAATGGTCGATTGAACAATCCGCGCAACTCTACGCGCTGCCGCATTGGGGAAAAGATTATTTTTCCATTAACGGCGAGGGACATGTTTGTGTCAAGCCCAGGGCCGATCTCGACACCGAGGTGGATCTGTTTGAGGTCGCCAGGGCCTTACAGGGCAAGAAGCTGTCTTTTCCGGTGCTGTTGCGTTTTCCGGATATCCTGCGCGACCGGATCAACAGGCTGCAAACAGCCTTTGACGATAGTTGCGCCGGTCATGGTTATCGGGGCCGCTATACGCCGGTTTATCCGATCAAAGTCAATCAACAGGGCACCGTGGTCGAAAATATCGTGGCCGCCGAGCATATCGGCCTGGAAGCCGGCAGCAAACCCGAATTGCTGGCGATTTTGGGGATGGCGCCGCGCGCCGGCGTGATCGTCTGTAACGGTTATAAAGACCGCGCCTATATCCGCATGGCATTGATTGGCCGGCAAATGGGGCAGCAGGTTTATATCGTGGTCGAAAAACCCTCCGAGCTGGACATGGTTTTCGCGGAGGCGGAAAAGCTGCAGGTCAGGCCGCAGCTGGGCATACGGGTCAGGCTGTCGACGATCAGCGCCGGCAAGTGGCAGAACAGTGGCGGCGAGAAATCGAAATTCGGTCTGCACGCCAGTGAGGTGCTGCAATTGATCGATCGCTTGAGGCAGCGGGAAATGCTGGATTGCCTGCAGTTAATGCATTTTCACATGGGCTCGCAAATCGCCAATATTCACGACATCAAGCTGGCCTTGAAGGAGGCGGGTCAGTTTTATTTGCAGCTGCAGAAACTCGGCGCCAATATCACCACGGTCGATGCCGGCGGCGGTCTCGGCGTCGATTACGACGGCAGCGCCTCCAGGCGTGAATGTTCGATCAATTACAGTCTCAACGAATATGCCGAAAATATCGTCAGAAGCTTCACCGAAGTCTGCGATGCCCATAATTTGCAACACCCGGACATCATCACCGAATCCGGCCGCGCGATTACCGCGCACCATGCGCTGATGATTACCAACGTCACCGAGGTCGAGGCGTTGCCGGTCGATGCCGCGGCGGTCGAACGGGTTTCTCAGCAGCGCAATATCGTCGAGGTCTATCACAATATTCAGTTCGACATCGCCGAGGCGCGCACCTTGTTTGTGCAAGGGGATCTGAGCTTGCAGGAACTGGCCGTCGCTGAAAGACGCTATATCAACGCCTGTCACGGCGTCCGCGCACAACTGAATCCGGAAAACCATAATCAGCGCGAAATTTTGCGGGAATTGGATGAAAAACTGGCCGACAAAGTCTTCTGTAATTTTTCCCTGTTCCAGTCGATGCCGGATATCTGGGGCATCGAGCAGATTTTTCCGATCATGCCGATACATCGTTTGCAGGAGCGGCCACAGCGACGCGGGGTCATTCAGGATCTGACCTGTGATTCCGACGGCCGCATCGATCAGTATGTCGATCATCAGAACATCGAAAACACGCTGCCGATTCATCAGATTGAATCGGACCAAGCGTATTTGATCGGTTTTTTCATGCTGGGCGCCTATCAGGAAATTCTCGGCGATATGCACAATCTGTTCGGCGATACCCATTCGTTCAATATCGAGCTGGATCAGAACGGTTATCACATCGGCGATTTTTTGGAAGGCGAACACGTCAGCGATTTATTGGACTATGTCCATATCAACGTCGAGTCGCTGAAATCGACCTATTACGAAAAATTGCAGCAGAGTCACTTGAGCGACGAACAGCGGGAGTGTTATCTACAGGAGTTGAATGCCGGTTTGAAGGCTTACACTTATTTGGAGAAATAA
- a CDS encoding helix-turn-helix transcriptional regulator, translating into MNPTTQPFTAQSAAASSSTTATGQGRQQRILRLPEVKAKTGFGRSTIYALMANGEFPHSIRIGARAVGWLESDIDQWIETRLAGAAYGRG; encoded by the coding sequence ATGAACCCAACTACTCAACCTTTTACAGCTCAATCAGCCGCAGCATCATCGTCCACAACAGCAACAGGCCAAGGCCGCCAGCAGCGTATTTTGCGTTTGCCTGAGGTTAAGGCTAAAACCGGCTTTGGCCGAAGTACCATTTATGCCTTGATGGCCAACGGTGAATTTCCGCATTCCATTCGTATTGGGGCTCGTGCCGTGGGTTGGTTAGAAAGCGATATCGATCAGTGGATTGAAACACGCCTTGCCGGTGCCGCATATGGCCGTGGGTAA
- a CDS encoding MerR family transcriptional regulator, whose protein sequence is MEFYLCIAFLNWPKKVGLSRSTLLYYEKQGVLHGTRQTNGYRLYLDKDVQRLYLLQQLQAGGLTLKECKACLGSKVERAVLKKRLQQLDEDIAQKQQARDLLAALLGEGLLRPWHQQTDKLAPDAHLDWLKQQGFNEKQALHLNWLSKDMNEHDQYVADFMTVYQPLERWGPGTEEDSLKALQLLPTTPTKAVDIGCGKGFSTTLLAQHTQARVIAVDNELNALSQLAQRLTEQGLAERVTTQCASMAELPFAPKSFDLIWAEGSAYIMGVKNALTQWRPLLQNRGCLVLSDLVWLTNTSSQAALDFWRQEYPDIQTVATRISQMEKAGYVVLSHFTLSEQAWLDYYLPLKARVAALQNSLPNSAALQDLAREVALYEQYLGEFGYEMFVLQVMEDQALDELSRIDQELG, encoded by the coding sequence TTGGAGTTTTATCTGTGTATCGCATTTCTGAATTGGCCGAAAAAAGTGGGACTGTCGCGCTCAACCTTGCTCTACTACGAGAAACAAGGGGTATTACATGGGACACGCCAAACCAACGGCTATCGGCTGTACCTCGATAAAGATGTTCAGCGGCTGTATTTACTGCAACAACTGCAAGCAGGCGGCCTGACACTCAAGGAGTGTAAGGCCTGCTTAGGCAGCAAAGTTGAACGCGCTGTGCTTAAAAAACGCTTACAACAATTGGATGAAGACATTGCCCAAAAACAGCAGGCGCGCGATTTGTTAGCGGCCTTGCTGGGTGAAGGCTTGCTGCGTCCTTGGCATCAACAGACCGATAAATTAGCACCAGATGCCCATCTGGATTGGTTAAAGCAGCAAGGCTTTAATGAAAAACAGGCCCTGCATTTGAATTGGTTGTCGAAAGATATGAATGAACACGATCAATACGTGGCCGACTTTATGACCGTATACCAGCCCTTGGAGCGCTGGGGACCAGGGACGGAAGAAGACTCTTTAAAAGCGTTGCAGCTATTACCCACAACACCAACCAAGGCCGTGGATATCGGTTGTGGAAAAGGGTTTTCGACCACCCTGTTGGCACAGCACACCCAAGCCCGGGTGATCGCGGTGGATAATGAACTTAACGCACTAAGTCAGTTAGCGCAGAGATTAACAGAACAGGGCTTAGCGGAGCGCGTTACCACGCAGTGCGCCAGTATGGCGGAATTACCTTTTGCGCCAAAAAGCTTTGACCTGATTTGGGCCGAGGGGTCGGCATACATCATGGGCGTTAAAAACGCCCTTACCCAGTGGCGACCGCTGTTGCAAAATCGAGGCTGTTTGGTGCTCAGTGATTTGGTGTGGTTAACGAATACCTCAAGCCAAGCAGCATTAGATTTTTGGCGACAGGAATACCCAGACATACAAACCGTAGCCACGCGTATCAGCCAAATGGAAAAGGCAGGTTATGTGGTATTAAGCCACTTCACCTTGAGTGAGCAAGCTTGGCTCGATTATTACCTGCCGCTTAAGGCACGCGTTGCAGCGCTTCAAAACAGCCTGCCGAACTCGGCGGCGCTACAAGATCTTGCCCGTGAGGTCGCGCTCTACGAGCAATATCTTGGTGAGTTTGGCTATGAGATGTTTGTATTGCAAGTGATGGAAGATCAAGCACTAGATGAGCTTTCTAGGATCGATCAGGAGCTGGGATGA
- a CDS encoding NAD(P)-dependent oxidoreductase: MKAGFIGLGAMGMGMARNVAKAGLLAAVYNRSEHKARQLATELGVVASDTPEQLAEQVDVVLICVSADQDVLEMVNAVAAAIKPGGIVVDMSTVSIETARKAAAMLAEKRAAFLDAPVSGGVEGADKGTLAMMVGGEEQALATVRPVLESMAARIIRMGPAGSGQATKAVNQIMAAGINQAVTEALAFGQAQGLEMDKVVEVVSGGAAGNWFLQHRGPTMTRDIFKPGFKVALHHKDLTICRQMAEQSGVDSPLTEMTLADYEKLMAADHGDEDISALYRLKRPK, from the coding sequence ATGAAAGCGGGATTTATCGGATTGGGCGCGATGGGCATGGGCATGGCCCGCAATGTGGCGAAAGCGGGCTTGCTGGCGGCGGTTTATAATCGCAGCGAACATAAAGCCCGGCAACTGGCGACAGAATTGGGCGTTGTGGCCAGCGATACGCCGGAACAATTGGCCGAGCAGGTCGATGTGGTGTTGATTTGTGTCTCGGCCGATCAGGACGTGCTGGAAATGGTCAACGCGGTCGCGGCCGCGATCAAGCCCGGCGGCATCGTCGTCGACATGTCGACGGTCAGCATCGAAACGGCCAGGAAGGCGGCGGCGATGCTGGCGGAAAAGCGGGCGGCCTTTCTGGATGCGCCGGTTTCCGGCGGCGTCGAGGGCGCCGATAAAGGCACGTTGGCGATGATGGTCGGCGGCGAGGAGCAGGCGCTGGCGACGGTCAGGCCGGTGCTGGAAAGCATGGCGGCGCGCATTATCCGTATGGGCCCTGCCGGCTCCGGTCAGGCGACCAAGGCGGTCAATCAAATCATGGCCGCCGGCATCAATCAGGCGGTGACCGAGGCCTTGGCTTTCGGTCAGGCCCAGGGACTGGAGATGGATAAGGTGGTTGAAGTGGTTTCCGGCGGCGCCGCCGGAAACTGGTTTTTACAGCATCGCGGTCCGACGATGACGCGGGATATTTTCAAGCCGGGTTTCAAGGTCGCGCTGCATCACAAGGATTTAACCATTTGCCGGCAGATGGCCGAGCAAAGCGGCGTCGATTCGCCGTTAACCGAGATGACGCTGGCCGATTACGAGAAATTGATGGCCGCAGACCATGGCGATGAGGATATTTCTGCGTTGTATCGTTTGAAACGGCCGAAATGA
- the gmk gene encoding guanylate kinase, which produces MITGKLYIISAPSGAGKTSLVKQLIADMDQLTVSVSHTTRSMRDGEEHGRDYFFVSVDEFKKMIEREAFLEYARVFDNFYGTAKQTVEETLAAGSDVILEIDWQGAQQVRKMIPDCLSIFILPPSIAVLQQRLKGRGQDSDEIIARRMRDAVTEMSHYGEFDYLVVNDDFQQALAELQSIITANRLMKKRQQQQLAGLLPELLGQV; this is translated from the coding sequence ATGATTACAGGAAAACTTTATATTATTTCGGCGCCTTCCGGGGCCGGAAAAACCAGCTTGGTGAAACAACTGATAGCCGATATGGATCAGTTGACCGTATCGGTTTCGCATACCACCCGGTCTATGCGTGACGGCGAGGAGCACGGGCGCGATTATTTCTTTGTCTCGGTCGATGAATTTAAAAAAATGATCGAACGGGAGGCTTTTCTCGAATACGCCCGCGTGTTCGATAATTTTTACGGCACCGCCAAGCAGACGGTGGAAGAGACCCTGGCTGCGGGTTCGGATGTGATTCTGGAAATCGATTGGCAGGGCGCTCAGCAGGTCAGAAAAATGATTCCGGATTGCCTGTCCATCTTCATCCTGCCGCCTTCGATAGCCGTTCTGCAACAGCGCCTGAAAGGACGCGGACAGGACAGCGACGAAATCATCGCCCGACGCATGCGCGATGCGGTGACGGAAATGAGCCATTATGGCGAATTCGATTATCTGGTCGTCAATGACGATTTTCAACAAGCGCTGGCCGAACTGCAAAGCATCATCACCGCCAACCGCTTGATGAAGAAGCGCCAGCAACAACAACTGGCCGGTTTGCTACCGGAATTGCTGGGACAAGTTTAG
- a CDS encoding ATP-binding protein, with product MQRTLLNALIAWKNQPMRKPLLIDGARQTGKTYLLQELFGNTFANILRIDFLENPAYKEAFDGSLSPDELLMNIELLTNQTFNPETDLLILDEIGECERAVTSLKYFAEKAPSYFVAASGSNIGLLNTFPVGKVEQYNLRPLTFQEFIYASKEQALIKAFDSQASTPAVHTKLMDKLTDYFFTGGMPEAISAWYQYKESSILERVEKVSKIHADLVEGYRRDFGKYAGKVDATVIESVFNSIPSQLSLVADESVKRFKFKHVHERKSRYSDFETAIHWLTCCHLALPNYPIEGLPKSPLAAYKKENMVKLFLFDVGLLNHMLGSSYKEIKQQNYEYKGYVAENFVQQELTAIGVDPSYSWNDARAEIEFILATDEGHIVPVEVKSGKRTRAKSLASYIEKCSPNKTFKLTGTQGSSKLEQTNIVMPLYFTQYLPLRC from the coding sequence ATGCAGCGCACCTTACTCAACGCCCTAATTGCATGGAAAAACCAACCTATGCGTAAGCCATTATTGATCGATGGCGCTAGGCAAACGGGTAAAACTTATCTGCTGCAAGAGTTGTTTGGTAACACCTTTGCCAACATCCTTCGTATCGACTTTCTTGAAAACCCTGCCTACAAAGAAGCGTTCGATGGCTCACTGTCACCTGACGAACTGTTAATGAACATTGAGCTACTGACCAACCAGACGTTCAACCCAGAAACGGATCTGCTGATCTTAGATGAAATTGGCGAATGTGAACGCGCCGTTACCTCACTAAAGTATTTTGCCGAAAAAGCACCGTCCTATTTTGTCGCGGCCAGCGGCTCGAACATTGGTTTGCTCAATACCTTTCCAGTTGGCAAGGTGGAACAATACAATTTACGACCACTAACCTTCCAAGAATTTATTTATGCATCAAAGGAACAGGCGCTGATCAAAGCCTTTGATAGCCAAGCAAGCACACCGGCAGTACACACTAAACTGATGGATAAACTGACGGACTACTTTTTTACGGGTGGCATGCCGGAAGCAATTTCTGCTTGGTATCAATATAAAGAATCGAGCATTTTAGAACGTGTTGAAAAAGTCTCTAAAATTCATGCTGATTTAGTTGAAGGCTATCGCCGCGATTTTGGTAAATACGCGGGCAAGGTCGATGCCACAGTGATTGAATCGGTGTTTAATAGTATTCCATCACAATTATCGCTGGTTGCCGATGAATCCGTTAAACGCTTTAAATTTAAGCACGTTCATGAGCGCAAGTCTCGCTACAGCGATTTTGAAACCGCAATCCATTGGCTTACCTGTTGCCACTTAGCCTTGCCGAACTACCCCATTGAAGGGTTGCCGAAATCGCCTCTGGCGGCCTATAAAAAAGAGAATATGGTAAAACTATTTTTGTTTGATGTGGGCTTGCTCAATCATATGCTGGGTAGCAGTTATAAGGAAATCAAACAGCAAAACTACGAATATAAAGGTTACGTTGCTGAAAATTTTGTGCAACAAGAACTCACCGCCATTGGCGTTGACCCAAGTTATTCCTGGAATGACGCCCGCGCCGAAATCGAATTTATTTTAGCAACGGATGAAGGACATATCGTCCCTGTCGAAGTAAAAAGCGGCAAACGCACGCGAGCTAAATCGCTGGCGTCCTACATTGAAAAGTGCTCACCAAATAAAACGTTTAAGTTAACGGGAACGCAAGGTTCCTCAAAGCTAGAACAAACCAATATCGTGATGCCCTTGTACTTTACCCAGTATTTGCCGCTGAGATGTTGA
- a CDS encoding YchJ family protein: protein MSSDSLCLCGSNIDKEQCCAQLHSGARSAATAEALMRSRFTAYAQHNESYLLETWDSGKRPDGIDFSKEGDVEWTRLEIVGKKKGGEKDSKGIVEFKAYYTLEGEEYAMHEISRFVKKAGRWLYLDGMVKSVGKVGQQSNQGRNAPCPCGSGKKFKRCCGK from the coding sequence ATGTCCAGCGACTCCTTATGCCTTTGCGGCTCGAACATCGACAAAGAACAATGCTGCGCGCAATTGCATTCCGGCGCACGATCGGCGGCGACGGCCGAAGCATTGATGCGCTCCCGCTTCACCGCTTATGCTCAGCATAACGAAAGCTATCTGCTGGAAACGTGGGACAGCGGCAAACGACCGGACGGCATCGATTTCTCCAAGGAGGGCGACGTCGAATGGACCCGGCTGGAAATCGTCGGCAAAAAGAAAGGCGGCGAAAAAGACAGCAAAGGCATCGTCGAATTCAAAGCCTATTACACGCTGGAAGGCGAAGAATACGCGATGCACGAGATCAGCCGTTTCGTCAAAAAAGCCGGCCGTTGGCTGTATCTGGACGGCATGGTCAAATCGGTCGGTAAGGTCGGCCAACAAAGCAATCAGGGCAGGAACGCGCCCTGTCCGTGCGGCAGCGGCAAAAAATTCAAGCGCTGCTGCGGTAAATAG
- a CDS encoding helix-turn-helix domain-containing protein gives MIRCHLARLMGERKMRISDVMRETGLSRTTITLLYKETALKVDLEALDKLCVLFDCEIHHILERVPAIGHTSKN, from the coding sequence ATGATCCGCTGCCACCTAGCTCGTTTAATGGGCGAACGAAAAATGCGCATTAGCGACGTGATGCGAGAAACCGGCCTAAGCCGCACCACCATCACGCTACTTTACAAAGAAACCGCGCTAAAGGTGGACTTAGAGGCGCTCGATAAACTGTGCGTGCTGTTTGACTGTGAAATACACCATATTCTGGAACGTGTACCGGCCATCGGGCATACGTCAAAAAATTAA
- a CDS encoding DUF927 domain-containing protein: MNSAMNSALNSNTPTLPPLPAGFAYNAQNWLVMQPAGQDSPIKICSWLQVAARTRDPQGDNYGYLLNWLDDDNRHRYWAMPAELLAGDGSEYRRILLSRGMRLSNSVKARQLLSLFIQQMGELATQKAISVNCIGWHHSAYVHPRTTFYPSQQAESPRMVLQTMHPIEGFIQRGSSDSWRQQVGRYCLDNPLLMVGVCAALSAPLLHLCGGVDGFGLHLYGASSTGKTAALYPALSVWGELNQLRHSWRATANGLEGTALAHNDALLALDEMGEVDPKEAGDVAYMLANGQGKTRAGKYGEMRLPARWRLVFLSTGEVTLESHLASIGKRVKAGQQVRVIDLSADAGAQMGVFNHSHGMNAADLADHLKQQSRQHYGTLALDWLRYITEHSEQVRPVFQAVRQRFLASLPSEADGQVHRVAEKFALLASAGLLAIQAKVLDWPGQNVEAACLTQLNQWILARGGVAANEDQQAIRQVRSFIEQHGESRFTPKQTGYSSQVRQRAGWIDTPHKPYTCFTQPAGAKPPKA, from the coding sequence ATGAATAGCGCCATGAATAGCGCCCTAAACAGCAACACGCCAACATTGCCGCCGTTACCGGCTGGTTTTGCCTACAACGCGCAAAACTGGCTGGTGATGCAACCGGCAGGGCAAGATAGCCCAATCAAAATCTGCTCTTGGCTGCAAGTAGCCGCACGTACCCGTGACCCACAAGGGGACAACTACGGCTATTTGCTGAACTGGTTAGACGATGATAACCGCCATCGCTACTGGGCCATGCCTGCGGAGCTATTGGCAGGAGATGGCAGCGAGTACCGCCGAATTTTACTCAGTCGAGGCATGCGCCTAAGCAACAGCGTAAAAGCGCGGCAGTTACTCTCGCTGTTTATTCAGCAAATGGGCGAACTGGCCACCCAAAAAGCCATTAGTGTGAACTGCATAGGCTGGCACCACAGCGCCTATGTGCATCCGCGCACTACTTTTTACCCAAGCCAACAAGCCGAAAGCCCGCGTATGGTGCTGCAAACCATGCACCCCATCGAAGGGTTTATCCAACGAGGCAGCAGCGACAGTTGGCGACAACAGGTTGGCCGTTATTGTCTGGATAATCCGCTGTTAATGGTGGGCGTCTGTGCTGCGCTATCTGCGCCATTACTGCATCTATGTGGTGGTGTGGATGGTTTTGGTTTACACCTCTACGGTGCCAGCAGTACCGGTAAAACCGCTGCGCTGTATCCGGCGTTATCCGTTTGGGGCGAACTCAATCAACTGCGCCATAGTTGGCGTGCCACTGCCAACGGTTTAGAAGGCACCGCCTTGGCCCATAACGATGCCTTACTCGCGCTCGATGAAATGGGCGAGGTGGACCCAAAAGAAGCGGGCGATGTCGCCTACATGCTTGCCAATGGCCAAGGTAAAACCCGCGCGGGCAAGTACGGTGAAATGCGCTTACCCGCCCGTTGGCGCTTGGTGTTTTTATCTACCGGAGAAGTTACCTTAGAAAGCCACCTCGCCAGCATAGGTAAGCGCGTGAAAGCAGGACAGCAAGTGCGAGTGATCGATCTTAGTGCTGATGCTGGTGCGCAAATGGGCGTATTTAATCACAGTCACGGTATGAATGCGGCCGATTTAGCCGATCATCTAAAACAGCAAAGCCGCCAACATTACGGCACCTTAGCCTTGGATTGGTTAAGGTATATAACTGAGCATAGCGAACAGGTTCGCCCCGTTTTCCAAGCCGTACGCCAACGTTTTTTAGCCAGCTTACCCTCTGAGGCAGATGGCCAAGTGCACCGAGTAGCAGAAAAGTTTGCCTTACTGGCCAGCGCGGGGCTGTTAGCCATTCAAGCCAAAGTGCTAGATTGGCCAGGCCAAAACGTAGAAGCGGCCTGTTTAACCCAGCTCAATCAATGGATACTCGCCCGCGGTGGTGTCGCTGCCAATGAAGACCAACAAGCCATTCGCCAGGTGCGCAGCTTTATTGAGCAACATGGCGAAAGTCGCTTCACCCCTAAACAAACAGGCTACAGCAGCCAAGTACGCCAACGGGCTGGTTGGATCGATACCCCCCACAAACCCTATACCTGTTTTACCCAACCGGCTGGCGCGAAGCCACCGAAGGCTTAA